In the genome of Candidatus Delongbacteria bacterium, one region contains:
- the rplL gene encoding 50S ribosomal protein L7/L12: MAFDKAAFIEQVKEMTVLELSELVKAIETEFNVSAAAPVAMMSGGSDGPVEEKVQTEFDVIMTSAGQKKISVIKVIKDIIGLGLKESKDFVDNLPRAVKEKVSEAEANEIKEKLEAEGATLEIK, from the coding sequence ATGGCGTTCGACAAGGCTGCCTTCATCGAGCAGGTCAAGGAAATGACCGTGCTGGAGCTGTCCGAGCTCGTCAAGGCGATTGAGACCGAGTTCAACGTGTCCGCGGCGGCCCCTGTGGCCATGATGTCCGGCGGCAGCGACGGTCCCGTGGAAGAGAAAGTCCAGACCGAGTTTGACGTGATCATGACCAGCGCGGGTCAGAAGAAGATCAGCGTCATCAAGGTCATCAAGGACATCATCGGCCTGGGTCTGAAGGAGTCCAAGGACTTCGTCGACAACCTGCCCAGGGCGGTCAAGGAGAAGGTGTCCGAGGCCGAGGCCAACGAGATCAAAGAGAAGCTCGAGGCCGAGGGCGCCACGCTCGAGATCAAGTAA
- the rplJ gene encoding 50S ribosomal protein L10, with translation MPTPKKEAVVQELGSRLKRAKAVYVADYSHMNVTTLTELRNELRKADAEIQIVKNNLIRLSLADTPWANAGKDLHGPCSLTLAYGEAPVVAKVLKRFAAYHKERPVVKAIGFEDSVHGGEFLGTLASMPTRQEALGMLAGVLNSIIASFARALNAVADKTTEAGTATPGAALTQVSAPAATAEPAPVAAPVEETAPDASPEAAGEEAEGGAEA, from the coding sequence ATGCCTACCCCGAAGAAAGAAGCCGTTGTCCAGGAGCTGGGCTCCCGGCTGAAGAGGGCCAAGGCGGTCTATGTGGCGGACTATTCCCACATGAACGTGACCACCTTGACGGAGCTTCGCAACGAGCTGCGCAAGGCCGACGCCGAAATCCAGATCGTCAAGAACAACCTCATCCGTCTGTCCCTGGCGGACACGCCCTGGGCCAACGCTGGCAAGGATCTCCACGGTCCGTGCTCGTTGACCCTGGCCTACGGTGAGGCTCCCGTGGTGGCCAAGGTGCTCAAGCGCTTTGCCGCCTACCACAAGGAGCGGCCGGTGGTCAAGGCCATCGGGTTCGAGGACAGCGTGCACGGTGGCGAGTTCCTGGGAACCCTGGCCTCCATGCCGACGCGTCAGGAAGCCCTGGGCATGTTGGCCGGTGTGCTGAACAGCATCATCGCCAGCTTCGCCCGCGCCCTGAACGCGGTGGCGGACAAGACCACGGAAGCGGGCACCGCCACACCGGGCGCCGCCCTGACCCAGGTCAGCGCTCCGGCTGCCACGGCCGAGCCGGCGCCGGTGGCCGCCCCGGTTGAAGAGACAGCCCCGGACGCCTCGCCTGAGGCCGCCGGTGAGGAAGCGGAAGGCGGCGCCGAGGCCTAG